ctgattcattaaattgtataacagtgcaaaatattgctcatttgttgtggtctttcttgaactgtttggaaaaaaagatataaaaataactacaaaatttttgaaaaataaaaaagtgattcaattataaataaagatttctacacatcaacttaaagtgccctctttggggattgtaatagagatccatctggattcatgaacttaattctaaacatttcttcacaaaaaaagaaatctttaacatcaatatttatggaacatgtccacaaaaaaatctacctatcaacactgaatattgcattgttttatttcttttcacagttctttttgacagacatttttttaaaatctcagtaccccttggcataccttcaagtacccccagggtcagtggtgagaaccactgacttagaatatgttccccatactaaagtgttaccgttatTTGATGTCAACTTATAGTTGTTTGTGGTTCGTCCCCTGTCGTCCACGCGCTTTTCCGTCGTGCACGCGCAGCGGTATAAAGTGCCTGGCGGTGGCGGAGAGAGCGCAGAGCACTTTGCGGCGCGCGCACGATGTGACGTGAACGTCGTCCTGGAAATGACCGGAAACAACTTCGCGCACGACTCGGTTCGGCCGCGGAGCGCATGGCGGAGCTGTGGAGCGTCAACGCGAGCGCGCCTTGGAACGACTCCGAGGCGGGCGAGGAGCGCGTGAGCGGCGCGGACTTGCCCGCGGACGGCTCTCCCGCGCTGCGCGTGCTCGTCTCGGTGGTGTACTCGCTGGTGTGCGCGGCGGGCCTGGCGGGCAACGTGCTGGTGCTCCTGCTCGTCAGGGTGCGCGACAGAGGCGGCGGAGGGAAGCGGCGCGCCACCATCAACCTGTTCATCGTCAACCTGGCCGTGACCGACCTTCAGTTCGTGCTGACGCTGCCTTTCTGGGCGGCGGACACCCTGCTGGACTTCAGCTGGCCTTTCGGCCACGCCATGTGTAAGGTGGTGCTCAGCGTGACCGTCATGAACATGTACGCCAGCGTCTTCTTCCTCACCGCCATGAGCGTGACGCGGTACTGCTCCGTGGCATCCGCGCTGCCGGAGCCCGCCGCCGGGCAGGGGCGTTGGTGCGCCGCACTCTGGGCGGTGGGCGCGCTGTGGGCGGCGGCCACCTTGGCCACCGCGCCTACCGCCATCTTCTCCACGGTGAGGCAGGTGGCGGGGGAGCGTCTGTGCCTGCTGGACTTCCCGGAAGGAGAGGCGTGGCTCGCTCTCTACCACCTGCAGAAGATCCTGGTGGCCTTTGTGCTCCCTGCCCTGGTCGTGTGCGCCTGCTACCTTCTGCTCCTGCGCCTGCTGCGGGCGCGCACTTGGAGTGGCAAGCAGGTGAGGCGGCGGGCGCGCGTCACTCGCTCCGTGACGCTGGTGGTCGTGTCCTTCTTCGTGTGCTGGATGCCCAACCACGCCATCACGCTGTGGGGGGTTCTGGTCAAGTTCAACGTGCTCCACTGGGACCGGGCCTACTACCTGGCGCACACCTACGTGCACCCGCTCAGCGTGTGCCTGGCGCACACCAACAGCTGCCTCAACCCGGTTCTCTACTGCCTCATGCGTCCGGAGTTCCGCACCAAGCTCAAGGACATGTTCTGGAAGATGGCGTCCCCTGCTGCACCCCGATCCGCCGCCACCGCGCGCGCACAGCCCGGTGACGTCGCCATTCCGCTTAACAACGTGGACACGGAGAACTGCCGTCTGTCCGTCCTGACGGATCACTGTGACCCGGTCCTGACGCTGGAGCCGCACGCCATGAGTGACGGCggcgcagatgtggatgttttgatGAGGAACACTGAAATGTTTGGACAGGAAgcaacttaaagttaaagtgccactgatagtcgcacgcacactaggtgtggtgaaattaacctctgcatttgacccttcctTTTGTTCCAcctcttgggaggtgaggggagcagtgagcagcaacggtggccacgctctggaatcattttggtgattcaacctgttcagtggccttgtggttagagtgtccgcccggcgatcggtaggtcgtgagttcataccaaagactataaaagttaaagttaaagtaccaatgattgttacacacacactaggtgtggtgaaattaacctctgcatttgacccttccctttgttccaccccttgggaggtgaggggagcagtgagcagcaacggtggccgcgctctggaatcattttggtgattcaacctgctcagtggccttgtggttagagtgtccgcccggcgatcggtaggtcgtgagttcataccaaagactataaaagttaaagttaaagtagtgaAGTTAagttaagtgaattatatttatatagcacttttctctagtgcctcaaagtgctttacatagtgaaacccaatatctaagttacatttaaaccagtgtgggtggcactgggagcaggtgggtaaagtgtcttgcccacaacagcagtgactaggatggcggaagcggggatcgaacctgcaaccctcaagttgcgggcacggccgctctaccaaccgagctataccgacccttccctttgttccaccccttgggaggtgaggggagcagtgggcagcagcggtgggcagcagcggtggccgcgcccgggaatcattttggtgattcaacctgcTCAGTgggcttgtggttagagtgtccgcccggcgatcggtaggtcgtgagttcataccaaagactataaaagttaaagttaaagtaccaatgattgtcacacacacactaggtgtggtgaaatttgtcctctgcatttgacccttccctttgttccaccccttgggaggtgaggggagcagtgggcagcagcagtggccgcgcccgggaatcattttggtgatttaacccccaatcccaacccttgatgctgagtgccaagcagggaggtattgggtcccatttttatagtctttggtatgactcggccggggtttgaactcacaacctaccgatctcagggcggacactctagtggttcttaaccttgttggaggtaccgaaccccaccagtttcatatgcgcattcaccgaacccttctttagtgaaaaataaaatgttaaatttttttcaaatttaagacaaagttatatgtttttggtaacactttagtatgggggacatattctaagtcacaaagacttaatttagagttatttggacactaggggaacatattctaagtaataaagacttaatttagagttctttggttagggttagagggttagggccagggttagagggttagggttataataaggccatgccgaataaggcattaataagtacttaataatgactagttaagagccaatatgttactaatttgcatgttaataagcaactaataatggtgaatatgttccccatactaaagtgttaccatgtttttttactggtgcataaaatgaaccatgcatgaacatcaccttgttcaaagaacaaaaccaacacagtgcataaactcacaacaaattacacacctgcaaaccagtcagctgttgccgtatccgtaatacgccgatagggagaagtttgtatttacacgatgagtcgggtgtgttttgacctccgccgaacccctgaggtcgactcaccgaacccctagggttcgatcgaacccaggttaagaaccactgctctaaccactaggccactgagtaggttgggagccattgcctccctgcttggcactcagcgtcaagggttggaattgggggttaaatcaccaaaaattattcccgggcgcggccaccgctgctgctcactgctcccctcacctcccaggggggtggaacaaggggatgggtcaaatgcagaggttaatttcaccacacctagtgtgtgtgtgacaataattggtattttaacttaacccccaattccaaccaagcTAACGACGTCACACCTGAACTCACATGGGGCCTTCCAGACAACATGGACATGTTTTATTGAGGATTGGAGGCAGAATTGATGCTCACAAACTCGCTGAGATGTGAAGTAGAAATGCGGTGTCACAAGTTAATGGCGGCGGAAGATGTAAAGTGTATTTATTGGTTAGAATTGACCACAAGCTGTCCTCTCATTATGTGTGAACTTATTAAAAAAGGAGGCTGCTAATAAAAAAACTCATTTCATTCTTCAGAATGTGTTGTGCACGTCTTACTTCAACTTGTGTTGGATGATGTCGCTCACCTTGTTTGGTGGCGTGATGAGTTCAAGAACTATGATGTTAGCTATTAAGTCAGCATGTCCGGAAGGAAGAAAATGAAGAAAGAGATAGACAATCAACAAACAAATAGTTTTACAGATCAAAATGTAGCATATTAATGAGGAACAGGACTTTTTTGGACATTCTGAAATTCTTCACCGTTATAAAATCTGACGCCAGTGACGAGATATAGGCAAATTTGGCTTCAACAGCTGACTTAAATCTCTCGACCACTGGACGCGCTCATATAGATCAATTTCACCAATTTTACTTATTTCTATAAAGTAGTCTCGGTACAGTCCTTAAATTTTTTCCTTTTGTACGATCTATTTCtatccagtttgttgctctctctAACATAACTGAGCGGTAACAAACAAATAGGTTTACAGACCAAAATGTTGCATGTTTATGGGGaacaggactttttttttttacgaattttgccaatcattcacactCTTTATGTGCTTATAGGAGCAAAATAAAAAATCCTTACTGAGAAACacccaaatgtttttttgtttttgttttttatgaatcctaaatcgtaaataaacgttagcaaaagtcgcctgtattctgcctataaagcactctaaaacacatccaaacacctccatcatgcacattcttaataacatgtcataCTTACTTATACTTCgaggcagcacggtgacacagggaTTAGTgcctgtgcctcacaatacgaaggtcgtgTATTCGATCCCCCgtcttggggtctttctgtgtggagtttgcatgttctccccgtgactgcgtgggttccctccgggtactccggcttcctcccacctccaaagacatgtacctggggataggatgattggcaacactaaattggccctagtgtgtgaatgttaatgttgtctgtctagctgtgttggccctgcgatgaagtggtgacttgtccagggtgtaacccgccttctgcctgagtgcaactgggataagctccagcaccccgagagggacaagcggtagaaaatggatggatgtacgtactttgctcattttaagcatacggcgacgCAATAATTTCACAGTCGCATTacaacgttcgctatttcctAAAACAACTATACCACTaaccatggcagacttcatgagagacaacaactactctggaacaaatgatgatccaaaatcttatatttttgagcctgaatataaggaagatGATCTACAAGTTGTGGAAACTGTGTGCTAAACCGATTCATCAAAAaacactattgctaagtgctaaacaagaaatacaaactacaaacataatgaaacaatcacttactgtacaatgtctgctctcactgggatgtcgacTGATGGGAAGTTTATATCTTCTTATTTATGtgaagaataccgtatttttcggacaataagtcgcagtttttttcatagtttggccgggggtgcgacttatactcaggagcgacttatgtgtgaaattattaacacattaccgtaaaatatcaaataatattatttagctcattcacgtaagagactagacgtataagatttcatgggatttagcgattaggagtgacagattgtttggtaaacgtatagcatgttctatatgttatagttatttggatgactcttaccataatatgttacgttaacataccaggcacgttctcagttggttatttatgcctcatataacgtacacttattcagcctgttgttcactattctttatttattttaaattgcctttcaaatgtctattcttggtgttgggttttatcaaatcaatttccccaaaaaatgcgacttatacttcagtgcgacttatatatgtttttttccttctttattatgcatttttggcaggtgagacttatactccggtgcgacttatactccgaaaaatacggtaatcattatcCTCACGTGTCTTTCTTGTGATCTCCGCGTctaaattgaatgtcaaagttgaccaacttctctgtTTATGGCCATAACTTTCTACTATAAAAGTTCGAGGCATAATTTATAATCTAcagttaacttttaccaactcagaggcgatgcctttaatattcaggtcacaacatgtatatGGAattttgttggcggtttttgaatgtttttgagAAGGCTTTTtgactcccattagcttcatTTGTTAGCCTCCTTGTACTTGccatatattacaaattagaatgcattaaaaaaaataaaggcgtgtgtgtgcttgtcttacatatgaATTGTAAAAGATattcaaaattaaaacaaaaaaagtaaggttCCTTTTTAACATTATAAAGTTTACATTACAGTTGATCTTTTATCTCTCTGctgggtttatttttttaaatttggaaagagaaaaataaaaatgttctatCCTTTCGGAGTCATCTTTGGTTCCTCTGTGGAGTAGTAGAAGCAATACCGCCACTTTCTGTAATGGTATTGTACTTATTATCAACCATTAGCATGTATTAAATTGTAAATATCCATGTTGATGCATTGTTGCAGTCTTTTTGTTGTTATCTTTTGTTTGGACTGTATATTTTTCTTTTACTAGCAAGATATTAAATTATTACATGTTCAACCCGCGAGAGAAGTCATATCATATTCAAGTAAAAAGGTAACACCGTGGTATGGAGTC
This is a stretch of genomic DNA from Nerophis lumbriciformis linkage group LG29, RoL_Nlum_v2.1, whole genome shotgun sequence. It encodes these proteins:
- the rxfp3.3b gene encoding relaxin-3 receptor 1 gives rise to the protein MAELWSVNASAPWNDSEAGEERVSGADLPADGSPALRVLVSVVYSLVCAAGLAGNVLVLLLVRVRDRGGGGKRRATINLFIVNLAVTDLQFVLTLPFWAADTLLDFSWPFGHAMCKVVLSVTVMNMYASVFFLTAMSVTRYCSVASALPEPAAGQGRWCAALWAVGALWAAATLATAPTAIFSTVRQVAGERLCLLDFPEGEAWLALYHLQKILVAFVLPALVVCACYLLLLRLLRARTWSGKQVRRRARVTRSVTLVVVSFFVCWMPNHAITLWGVLVKFNVLHWDRAYYLAHTYVHPLSVCLAHTNSCLNPVLYCLMRPEFRTKLKDMFWKMASPAAPRSAATARAQPGDVAIPLNNVDTENCRLSVLTDHCDPVLTLEPHAMSDGGADVDVLMRNTEMFGQEAT